Part of the Paenibacillus terrae HPL-003 genome is shown below.
AGCTCACGGTACTCCCTTACCGATCTCTGGACGAAATCACAACCCTTTATTTATCCCGGCCTATGACGCTGGACGCCATTATTTTTGGCGGAGAGCTCTCTTATTTAACTTTGCATAAAGAGATCAAAGGTCCTTACTCTCTGCCGATGAAACACCTGGATGTTACTGAACATGATTTCTATAAATTGATGTTTCAGGCTCATTCAGCCCACCCAGAGCTGCGTAGCCAGCGTATCGCCGTCGACTGCTTGGGCCAGGATAACGGCTTTCTCGGCATTAAGGAAATACTACAGCCTGAACTTCTTCCTTATATGCCGGAAGAGCATGTGAACAGGCTGTCCTATGACGATATGCTGCGGTTTCATTTAGAATTGTGGGAGCAGGGAAAAGTAGATCTCTCCGTTACCCGCTACAGCAATTTGGTCCATAAGCTAACGGAGCATGGGATAAACGCCGTCCATTTATTCCCTTCAGACAATACTATTCTTGAAACATTCAGAAATACGGTTGGCGAAATAGAGAGGCTGCACATGAAAGCCAACCGCACAGCTGTCGGTCATGTGCAAGTTCAAGGATTCCATAAGCTGCGCGAGCAGGATGAGCCCGAATCCGCGTTGATTATGGCGATGCTGCACAAAGCTCTGCTGACATTTTCCAGAGAGGAGGAACTGCCTTTTGTTGCGCAGAAGCATGCGGATTTTTTTGAATTGCTGGTATCACAGCAGGAAATGGAGGAGAAATGGACGGGGGGCTTGGCTCACTGCAAGCTGCAGGCTTTCCTGAATTATCAACTGTCTTTACGCGTGGATATCGGCTGGGGAGCCGGAGAAACACTGTATAAGGCCCGCTTTCATGCGCAAAACGCACTTACGCTTGCTAAGCGGCAGCCTTTGTCAAGCAGCTTCATAGTCATGGAGGACGACCGCATCCTCGGTCCGCTTGGGGAGTCAAATCACCTGGAGGTTTCGTACGCGCACGATCCCCAAGCCGAAGCATGGGGCCGATATATAGGAATATCACCGCTGCAGATTCACAAAATAATATCCGTCATGAACAAGCTGCAGCGTGATGAACTGTCTGCTCAAGACCTGGCGCTTCACCTGGGGGTCACGCTCCGCAACGCCAACCGGATCATGAATCTGCTCGCCGAGAAGGGCGCTGCAAATGTAAGCTATCAAAAACAAGAAAAGCTGCGCGGTCGCCCAACCAAAATTTATAAGCTCCAATTTGACAAGCTGCCAGTACTGTAACAGAATAATTGAGTTGTTGCATCATTTGCTGGGCGAAAATCAAACCACGTATTTATTTGAATACCTATCCTGTGTTAATAAAATCCTTTTGTACAAGAGAGGTGGGTCTTATATGATCTATGTCGCATTGCTGCGGGGCATTAATGTGGGTGGCAACAACAAGATTAATATGAAAAAGCTCAAGGAAACGTTTGAGAAGGCAGGCATGAGCCATGTGACGACTTACATCAACTCCGGAAACATCATTTTTTCCAGTGAAGTTCAATCCAACGAGGAGCTATCACTCCAACTGGAGCAGGCGATTCTGGAGGATTTTAGCTTACCTATCCGGGTCATTGTCCGTAATATGGCCGAAATCCAAACTATGATGGAGGTATTGCCGGAGGAATGGTCTAATGATACACAGATGAAAAGTGATGTATTGTTTCTCTGGGATGAAATTAACGATATTTCCGTTCTGGACAAGCTTCCTCTGAAGGCTGGAATAGGCAACGTAATGTATACGTCCGGGGCCATTCTGTCTTCTGTCAGCAGAGAACATGTCACCAAAAGTGGGATGACGAAACTGGCCGGAACCAACCTGTATCAGCATATGACGGTGCGGAATGTGAACACGACTCGGCAGATTTATAAGCTAATGCAAACCGCTGAACAGGAAGAGTTACGTGCATTAGACTCCTGATTGGAAGCCTCCTTCCTAAGCATTTTGTTTTCGTTTAGTAGACAAATCCAAGAGCAACCGTAGAGAATAAAATCAAAAAGGGAGCCTTCTTGCGGCTCCCCAAGTGCATTTCTTTGATGTATTGTTCCCTCTAGACTCTGGCTATCGAGCTGATGAAGTCAACCCTTCATATAGAATACCACTCACCAGACTAGCTTCGTCAAATTGTAAAACCGTCGACCAGTTCATTTAATCTGGTAGCGCTTTCCTTCACCTGATCAGACTGTTGCGCCACTTCAAGAGACTTTTCCGTCGATGAAACCATGTTCTCAGCAATGTGCTGGGTAGATACGGCGGACTGTTCGCTGGCTGTTGCAATCTCGCGGATAGCTCTCACCATGGTTTGGATCGTTGCATTCACCTGCTTGGAGGTGGCGTTCAAATCATTAACTGTATTCGTATGCTCAACTACATCGTTGTAATATTGTTCTGCCGTATCCTCAAACAGCTGATAATCCTTGCCCACCTTGGCATGCAGGAAATCCAGTAATTCCCCGGCATTGGTCGTCAGATTGGCTACAGATTGTACAACCTCTTGAGTAACACTCTGAATTTGGTCTACCGCTTGCTTGGACCCATCTGCCAACTTGCGAATTTCGTTAGCCACAACCGCAAACCCCCGACCTGACTCACCGGCTCGAGCCGCTTCAATAGATGCATTTAGAGCCAGTAAATTGGTTTGCGCCGTAATTTCCAGAATGGACTGGGAGAGTATACGAATTTGGTCTACCGCCTTGGCTTGTTCCAGCGCTTCCGTCATCTTTTCACTGGTCTTCCGGTAAATCTCTTTGGACGCTTTATTAGACTCACTAGCTTGATGCTTCAACGCTTCGGCTTTTAGGCTTGTATCATAGGCAGACTGCGCTTTTTCTTGAGTTTTGAGCGAAATGTACTCTGCCGCCCGCTGCATTTCATCCGCAGAATGATTCATGTTTTCTGTATATGCCGAAGTCTCCTCCATTGCTGCTGACAGCTGTTCGACCGTAGCCGATACGTCTCTAATCCGCTCATTGAGATCTGTCATATTATGATTCGTCTGATCACTTAGCTGATTTATTTGGTGGGACTCATTGATAACTCCCGTAATAACCATTGAGGTTGAATCTGTCATTTGTTGAATGGCACGTGCAATGACAGCGATTTCATTATTACCCTTGAGCAGGGTCGGATCAAGTGCTGCCGTTAAATTGCCTTGGGTAATCTCTTCACAGTATTTCGTAATGGTGCTCATCCGGGAACGGATATTCCGAATGGCCGAAAAGGAGATCATACCAAGAACAGCCATCACCAGGGCCAGAATCACGATCAAAACAATCGTGCGCATGTTAATCTCATTTTGTGTATTTTGATATAGGCTGGCTGATTGTTCATTATTGTAATCAGAAATACCAGTCAGTATCTTAACAATTGCCGTACTGGATGTATTAATCCGGCCTCTCTCTTCCTTGTCATACGTTCCAGTATTTTTTTTGACTGCCATGATCTGCTCAATATTCTGATAATATGTGTCTACGCTCCCTCTTAGTTCCTCGTACAATTTCTGTTCCTTCGGGTCCAGATTCTTTTGCGAGAATTTACTTAACCCTGATGTAACGCTGTCTTTTCCCTTCTGTACCTGCTTATATTGTTTATCTGTGTACTCCTCATTATCGAGTACTTTGGTGTAGTTGGCCCGCATGTTATAAAAATCACTTTTCACTTCCAGAATATTCGTTTGGTGCTGAAAGCGATCCATATACAAAATACCTTGGCCCTCTTTAGCTTGATACATGCCGAGAACCCCTACCAACGATACAATGAGCAAACCCACCAAGCTGATCATGATCATGGAGACCATCGTTGTCGTGACC
Proteins encoded:
- a CDS encoding DUF1697 domain-containing protein → MIYVALLRGINVGGNNKINMKKLKETFEKAGMSHVTTYINSGNIIFSSEVQSNEELSLQLEQAILEDFSLPIRVIVRNMAEIQTMMEVLPEEWSNDTQMKSDVLFLWDEINDISVLDKLPLKAGIGNVMYTSGAILSSVSREHVTKSGMTKLAGTNLYQHMTVRNVNTTRQIYKLMQTAEQEELRALDS
- a CDS encoding methyl-accepting chemotaxis protein, producing MKTKLSDSTKKVKGFRDLKVTTTMVSMIMISLVGLLIVSLVGVLGMYQAKEGQGILYMDRFQHQTNILEVKSDFYNMRANYTKVLDNEEYTDKQYKQVQKGKDSVTSGLSKFSQKNLDPKEQKLYEELRGSVDTYYQNIEQIMAVKKNTGTYDKEERGRINTSSTAIVKILTGISDYNNEQSASLYQNTQNEINMRTIVLIVILALVMAVLGMISFSAIRNIRSRMSTITKYCEEITQGNLTAALDPTLLKGNNEIAVIARAIQQMTDSTSMVITGVINESHQINQLSDQTNHNMTDLNERIRDVSATVEQLSAAMEETSAYTENMNHSADEMQRAAEYISLKTQEKAQSAYDTSLKAEALKHQASESNKASKEIYRKTSEKMTEALEQAKAVDQIRILSQSILEITAQTNLLALNASIEAARAGESGRGFAVVANEIRKLADGSKQAVDQIQSVTQEVVQSVANLTTNAGELLDFLHAKVGKDYQLFEDTAEQYYNDVVEHTNTVNDLNATSKQVNATIQTMVRAIREIATASEQSAVSTQHIAENMVSSTEKSLEVAQQSDQVKESATRLNELVDGFTI